Proteins from one Robertmurraya sp. FSL R5-0851 genomic window:
- a CDS encoding heavy metal translocating P-type ATPase — MSENVLVKEKVSEDQFQITGMTCAACATRIEKGLKKMEGVKDANVNLALEKATVKYDSTKMGPAEIQKKVQDLGYDVITEKAELVLTGMTCAACATRIEKGLNKLDGVIHANVNLALEKASIEYNPSIVTTKDMIEKVDKLGYGATVKTNENEKETVDQRLKEIENQQGKFIFSLILSLPLLWAMVGHFSFTAFIYVPDALMNPWVQMALATPVQFYIGKQFYVGAYKALRNFSANMDVLVALGTSAAYFYSVYLAFETLGTDVHSVGLYFETSAILITLIILGKLFEAKAKGRSSEAIKKLMGLQAKTAKVLREGEEIEIPLEEVVAGDIVFVKPGESVPIDKTVGDSVIGATINKNGFIKIKATKVGKDTALAQIIKVVEEAQGSKAPIQRLADSISGIFVPIVVGIAVVTFFVWYIWVAPGNFAEALEKLIAVLVIACPCALGLATPTSIMAGSGRAAEFGILFKGGEHLEMTHRIDTVILDKTGTITNGAPVLTDVITDLNETEFLTLVGTAEKQSEHPLAEAIVEGIKEKNISLAEVSEFEAIPGFGIKAIVNGKEILVGTRRLMKKYNVDVDHILPIMGNLEKQGKTAMLTAIEGNYAGIVAVADTIKETSTQAIQRLKDMGLEVIMITGDNQETARAIAKQAGVENVIAEVLPEGKAEEVKKLQQQGKKVAMVGDGINDAPALAIADIGMAIGTGTDVAMEAADITLIRGDLNSIADAIFMSKKTIRNIRQNLFWAFAYNTLGIPIAALGFLAPWLAGAAMAFSSVSVVLNALRLQRVKL, encoded by the coding sequence ATGAGTGAAAATGTTCTTGTAAAAGAAAAAGTATCTGAGGACCAATTTCAAATCACGGGAATGACCTGTGCGGCCTGTGCGACCCGAATTGAAAAAGGTTTAAAAAAGATGGAAGGAGTTAAGGACGCTAACGTTAATCTAGCATTAGAAAAGGCCACTGTTAAATATGACTCAACTAAAATGGGCCCTGCTGAAATTCAGAAAAAAGTACAAGATCTAGGCTACGATGTAATAACTGAAAAGGCTGAACTTGTCTTGACAGGGATGACATGTGCAGCTTGTGCCACCCGCATTGAAAAAGGTCTAAATAAACTTGATGGTGTTATCCATGCGAATGTTAACCTTGCACTTGAAAAGGCATCAATAGAATATAATCCTTCTATTGTGACTACAAAGGACATGATTGAAAAAGTAGATAAATTAGGCTATGGTGCTACAGTAAAAACCAATGAAAACGAAAAGGAAACAGTGGATCAGCGCTTAAAAGAAATAGAAAATCAGCAGGGGAAATTTATCTTTTCGCTGATACTTTCCCTGCCACTCCTGTGGGCCATGGTAGGACATTTCAGCTTTACAGCGTTTATTTATGTACCAGATGCGCTTATGAATCCTTGGGTCCAGATGGCTTTAGCAACTCCTGTTCAGTTTTATATCGGAAAGCAGTTTTATGTAGGGGCATATAAAGCGTTAAGAAACTTTAGTGCCAACATGGATGTCCTAGTAGCACTTGGTACTTCAGCAGCTTATTTTTATAGTGTTTACCTTGCATTTGAAACGCTTGGTACAGATGTTCATTCAGTTGGATTATATTTCGAAACAAGTGCAATTCTAATTACATTAATTATTTTAGGGAAGTTATTTGAAGCGAAAGCAAAAGGTCGTTCTTCAGAAGCGATTAAGAAGTTGATGGGTTTACAAGCAAAAACAGCTAAAGTTTTACGTGAAGGGGAAGAAATTGAAATTCCCCTTGAAGAAGTAGTTGCAGGGGATATTGTGTTCGTTAAACCAGGTGAAAGTGTTCCTATCGATAAGACTGTTGGCGATAGTGTAATAGGTGCAACAATTAATAAAAATGGATTTATCAAAATTAAAGCCACAAAAGTTGGCAAAGATACAGCTCTTGCCCAAATTATCAAGGTGGTGGAAGAAGCTCAAGGCTCAAAAGCACCAATCCAACGTCTAGCTGATTCCATCTCGGGGATTTTCGTTCCCATTGTTGTCGGGATTGCAGTTGTGACATTTTTCGTGTGGTATATATGGGTGGCACCGGGGAATTTTGCAGAGGCATTAGAAAAACTGATTGCCGTTCTTGTTATAGCATGTCCTTGTGCCCTTGGTCTTGCAACTCCAACCTCCATAATGGCGGGTTCAGGCCGAGCTGCAGAGTTTGGAATTTTATTTAAAGGCGGGGAACATTTAGAGATGACCCACCGAATTGACACGGTTATTTTAGATAAAACAGGAACTATTACAAACGGTGCACCGGTTTTAACGGATGTAATCACTGATTTAAATGAAACGGAATTCTTAACACTAGTGGGAACTGCAGAGAAACAATCAGAACACCCACTTGCCGAGGCAATTGTAGAAGGGATAAAAGAAAAAAACATTAGTCTTGCAGAGGTTTCAGAATTTGAAGCTATTCCAGGATTCGGAATAAAAGCGATTGTTAACGGAAAAGAGATCCTTGTCGGGACTCGTCGTTTGATGAAAAAATACAATGTAGATGTAGATCATATTTTACCCATTATGGGAAATTTAGAAAAGCAAGGGAAAACAGCTATGCTAACAGCCATAGAAGGCAATTACGCTGGAATCGTTGCGGTGGCAGACACAATAAAAGAAACATCAACCCAAGCAATCCAGCGCCTAAAAGATATGGGTCTTGAAGTTATTATGATTACAGGTGACAATCAGGAAACAGCCAGAGCCATAGCAAAGCAGGCTGGGGTCGAAAATGTCATTGCAGAAGTATTGCCAGAAGGGAAGGCCGAGGAAGTAAAAAAACTTCAGCAACAAGGCAAGAAAGTAGCCATGGTAGGAGATGGCATTAACGATGCTCCTGCACTTGCCATAGCAGATATTGGGATGGCAATCGGAACAGGTACGGATGTGGCGATGGAAGCAGCGGATATAACTCTTATACGTGGAGATCTTAACAGCATTGCAGATGCTATCTTTATGAGTAAGAAGACCATTCGAAATATTAGACAGAATCTTTTCTGGGCATTTGCCTATAATACTCTAGGAATCCCAATAGCTGCTTTAGGTTTCTTGGCGCCCTGGCTTGCAGGAGCGGCAATGGCCTTCAGTTCTGTGTCAGTAGTTCTCAATGCATTACGTTTGCAACGAGTAAAATTATAG
- the copZ gene encoding copper chaperone CopZ translates to MEKITLNVQGMSCGHCVKTIEGSVGELKGVSKVKVNLEDSKVDVEYNASEVSLNTIKETIDDQGYDVE, encoded by the coding sequence ATGGAAAAAATTACATTAAATGTTCAAGGTATGTCATGTGGTCACTGTGTAAAAACTATTGAGGGAAGTGTAGGGGAACTTAAAGGAGTTTCTAAAGTTAAAGTGAACCTTGAAGATAGTAAAGTGGATGTAGAATATAATGCAAGTGAAGTTTCTCTTAATACTATTAAAGAAACAATTGATGACCAAGGTTACGACGTTGAATAA
- a CDS encoding metal-sensing transcriptional repressor, with protein MIMENELLKDDPEITEDDCCTSDRKSHHSDKVKKNLVSRLNRIEGQIRGIKGLIERDTYCDDVITQIAATQSALNSVARILLEGHLRNCVVERIQEGDMEVLDEVLVTVQKLMKK; from the coding sequence ATGATTATGGAAAATGAATTGTTGAAAGACGATCCAGAAATCACAGAAGATGACTGCTGTACGAGTGACAGAAAAAGCCATCATTCTGATAAAGTGAAGAAGAATTTGGTTAGCCGCTTAAATCGTATTGAGGGTCAAATTCGAGGTATTAAAGGGTTAATTGAACGAGATACTTACTGTGATGATGTCATTACTCAAATTGCGGCTACTCAGTCCGCTTTAAATAGTGTTGCAAGAATTCTTCTTGAAGGCCACCTAAGAAACTGCGTTGTGGAGAGGATTCAAGAGGGTGATATGGAAGTGTTAGACGAAGTACTAGTAACGGTTCAAAAATTAATGAAAAAATAA
- a CDS encoding plastocyanin/azurin family copper-binding protein: MNIFYYFVLGTLVCIILLATFLSFYFRNRLKNMAGMVLSMTIGMNVGLTAGLLFGTMLQGNLYLSTLLAILAGVIGGAICGLGFGVYAFLEGLMAGLMGGMMGAMLGEMVSTVQAHTLINIFLTLSVSFLLLFPALRIQAKTKEIANRIWYTKPAFAFLILSGMLIFGSQFSKVQVQSESNISKPEDKSQQPSDIQPENAMIRVQVANFLYNPQKIIVKEGEQTSITLDNLDSVEHDIEIKEFPVEKTEVGHAGHGENSPDFHLHAPAKDTTTLVFTPLQKGTYEFYCTIPGHKEEGMTGVIVVI; this comes from the coding sequence ATGAACATTTTTTATTATTTTGTATTAGGTACACTTGTTTGTATTATCCTTTTGGCTACATTTTTGTCTTTTTATTTTCGGAACAGACTAAAAAACATGGCTGGCATGGTTTTATCCATGACTATAGGAATGAATGTGGGTCTAACGGCCGGATTGCTATTCGGAACTATGTTACAAGGAAATTTGTATCTTTCTACCCTCTTAGCTATACTAGCTGGTGTTATTGGAGGAGCTATTTGCGGTCTTGGATTTGGGGTTTATGCCTTTTTAGAAGGTCTAATGGCTGGTCTTATGGGTGGCATGATGGGTGCGATGCTAGGAGAAATGGTTTCAACAGTACAGGCGCACACCCTCATTAATATTTTTCTTACCCTTTCAGTTAGCTTCTTGTTATTATTTCCTGCACTAAGAATTCAGGCTAAAACAAAAGAAATAGCTAACAGAATATGGTACACCAAACCTGCGTTTGCCTTTCTTATCCTCTCCGGTATGTTGATATTCGGCAGTCAGTTCAGTAAGGTACAAGTCCAGTCAGAATCAAATATATCCAAACCAGAGGATAAGTCTCAACAACCGAGTGATATACAGCCGGAAAATGCTATGATCCGTGTTCAGGTAGCTAATTTTCTTTATAACCCTCAAAAGATCATCGTAAAAGAGGGAGAACAGACTTCCATTACATTGGATAACCTTGATTCTGTTGAGCATGATATTGAAATTAAAGAGTTTCCTGTTGAGAAAACTGAAGTGGGGCATGCGGGACATGGAGAAAACAGTCCAGATTTCCATTTACATGCACCTGCAAAAGACACGACAACATTAGTTTTTACTCCGTTACAGAAAGGGACGTATGAGTTCTATTGCACCATCCCGGGTCATAAAGAAGAAGGAATGACAGGTGTTATCGTTGTAATTTAA
- a CDS encoding cation:dicarboxylate symporter family transporter has product MKLATRTLIAILLGILTGLGLSIYTPGIYEILNNYIFAPVGELFIKAIKMVVVPLVFSAVVTSIASAGTPKKLGQMGLTTISLFVITTIIACTIGILTAIAVGPGKNVQLPDTASLEQGENGGHGSSTSGSEEVPTIRETLLDIIPSNPIEAMASGNMLQVLTFSLLFGIALALVGEKGQTIKHFISQLNEVMMKLVLIFMKVIPFAAFSLVATAMGTAGLDLVGSMAKYVVSIVLGLVIYVVLTYGSMISFFSNLRPVAFLRQMIPAMGTAFATSSSAASLPITKSCCEEGLKISKNVSAFVLPLGMTMNMNGASLSHGVAAVFVAQLNGIELGLMQYLTIILISLLASVGAPAIPGGGIVSLSMIFLAVGLPIDGVGIAIILGLWRLVDMPLTSVNVLGDAVCASVIDRRMNKIPEVVQSNETLKA; this is encoded by the coding sequence ATGAAATTAGCCACCAGAACACTAATAGCTATTTTACTGGGTATTTTAACAGGATTGGGATTGAGCATATACACACCTGGAATTTACGAAATCTTAAATAACTACATTTTCGCTCCTGTTGGTGAATTGTTTATTAAGGCAATTAAGATGGTAGTGGTCCCATTAGTTTTTTCAGCAGTGGTTACCAGTATTGCGTCTGCAGGGACTCCTAAGAAACTTGGTCAAATGGGGCTAACCACCATTTCATTATTTGTCATTACCACTATTATTGCGTGTACAATTGGAATTTTAACGGCTATAGCAGTAGGACCTGGTAAAAACGTACAGTTACCCGATACTGCTTCTTTAGAACAAGGGGAAAATGGGGGGCATGGTAGTTCCACGTCTGGATCAGAAGAGGTACCAACAATAAGGGAAACGTTACTAGACATTATACCTAGTAATCCAATCGAAGCGATGGCTTCAGGAAACATGTTACAGGTTCTAACGTTTTCCTTGCTTTTTGGTATTGCATTGGCCCTTGTTGGAGAAAAAGGTCAAACAATAAAACACTTTATTTCACAATTAAATGAAGTGATGATGAAACTGGTTCTTATTTTTATGAAAGTCATACCTTTTGCTGCCTTTTCACTTGTCGCTACAGCTATGGGGACTGCTGGTCTTGATTTGGTTGGTTCGATGGCAAAATATGTAGTGTCTATTGTCCTTGGTTTGGTAATCTACGTGGTACTCACCTATGGTTCTATGATTTCTTTCTTTTCTAATTTACGTCCAGTTGCATTTTTACGTCAAATGATTCCTGCTATGGGCACAGCATTCGCTACAAGCAGTAGTGCAGCTTCGTTACCAATTACTAAGAGTTGTTGTGAAGAAGGATTAAAAATATCCAAGAATGTCAGTGCTTTTGTCCTTCCTCTTGGGATGACAATGAACATGAATGGTGCGTCTTTGAGCCATGGTGTTGCAGCCGTATTCGTAGCTCAACTGAATGGCATAGAACTTGGACTCATGCAATACCTTACAATCATTTTAATATCTCTTTTAGCCTCGGTTGGAGCACCAGCAATCCCAGGTGGTGGAATTGTATCACTTTCTATGATATTTCTAGCAGTGGGTCTCCCTATTGATGGTGTTGGAATCGCTATTATATTAGGGCTCTGGAGATTGGTAGATATGCCTTTAACCTCAGTCAACGTCTTAGGAGATGCGGTATGTGCGAGTGTCATTGATAGGCGTATGAATAAGATACCCGAGGTAGTACAGTCTAATGAGACCTTAAAGGCATAG
- a CDS encoding threonine synthase translates to MYDWNGLIKALTCIRCEHHLEPDDYFKGCPRCLDDGYPASLKILFDYKNSWDIDQKARGMFRYIDRLPYRSFPTLGEGGTPVIHLEGLADELGIPELWLKNEGQNPTGSHKDRMSPLIVARAASLKRTTVVAASSGNAGASLAAYAAAGGLQCKIVTTPKIGRIWEKAIRTSGAEIIKVSNSKERWEVIRNQVENEGAYPATNYSSPPVGSNLFGVQGYVTVAFEIVEQMKANLPTAIIIPCTRGDLLWGIWEGFIEAKRMGWINSIPRLYAVEPFPRLSQVLQGSDYREEFKGDSSQMPSIGGNTVTYQAMHAINSSGGGAVSIPNIEVEQAQKDLAKRGLFLEGSAAVTWPAASKLIKLGEINKNDKVLLMLTSHGYKGV, encoded by the coding sequence GTGTACGATTGGAATGGTCTTATAAAAGCTCTCACTTGCATTAGGTGTGAACATCACTTGGAACCGGATGATTACTTTAAAGGGTGTCCCCGTTGTTTAGATGATGGGTACCCTGCCAGTTTAAAGATTCTGTTTGACTACAAGAATTCATGGGATATCGATCAAAAAGCAAGGGGGATGTTTCGATATATCGACCGATTACCCTACCGCTCATTTCCCACCCTCGGTGAAGGGGGAACGCCGGTCATTCATTTGGAAGGACTGGCGGATGAATTAGGTATCCCTGAGTTGTGGTTGAAAAATGAAGGACAAAATCCAACAGGATCCCACAAAGATAGAATGAGCCCTCTTATCGTTGCAAGGGCTGCTTCACTAAAACGAACAACAGTTGTCGCTGCTTCAAGTGGAAATGCAGGTGCGTCTTTGGCGGCCTATGCAGCAGCTGGTGGTCTGCAATGCAAAATTGTGACCACACCAAAAATTGGCCGAATCTGGGAGAAAGCAATTCGTACTTCAGGGGCAGAGATTATCAAAGTATCCAATTCAAAGGAAAGATGGGAGGTAATAAGAAATCAAGTAGAGAATGAGGGGGCCTATCCTGCTACAAACTACAGCTCCCCTCCAGTAGGAAGCAATCTGTTCGGTGTTCAAGGATATGTTACAGTTGCTTTTGAAATTGTTGAGCAAATGAAAGCTAACTTGCCAACTGCAATTATCATCCCTTGCACGAGAGGTGACCTGCTATGGGGGATATGGGAAGGGTTTATAGAAGCAAAGCGAATGGGGTGGATTAATTCAATTCCTCGTTTATATGCAGTAGAACCTTTTCCTCGTCTTTCACAAGTTCTTCAAGGAAGTGACTATCGAGAGGAATTTAAAGGGGATTCCAGTCAAATGCCTTCAATTGGAGGAAATACAGTTACCTACCAAGCGATGCACGCTATTAATTCATCAGGTGGAGGAGCCGTTTCTATTCCTAATATTGAAGTAGAACAAGCACAAAAGGACTTAGCAAAAAGAGGTTTATTTCTCGAAGGTTCCGCGGCGGTCACCTGGCCGGCAGCATCAAAATTGATTAAATTGGGAGAAATCAATAAAAATGACAAGGTTCTTCTTATGCTTACATCACACGGTTATAAAGGAGTATAA
- a CDS encoding LysR family transcriptional regulator, producing MDIDQLRAFVLVANTKSFTRTAELLNVVQSTVTTRIQMLERHIGKELFERDKRNIKLTEAGIIFLPYTERILELTDEGTKLVQVENSYKNHIVIGTTHALWDYVLFEAVDAFQKSQSETSLGMITEHSNIIIRKMIDGLIDMAIVFYPVNHTKVTMELIIEDTFILVANPQFGFKKPLVLPEDLRNLYIHLDWGGSFSDWFSKITSNQLNYQLQVDHVSLLLKFLHSRHGVGFLPNSVAKRLISEGKVINVPFEANVPVPSRSIYLLKRKQSSTYSNMEVLSDYIKEHSC from the coding sequence ATGGATATTGATCAACTAAGAGCTTTTGTTCTTGTTGCAAATACGAAAAGTTTTACTCGAACCGCAGAACTTTTAAACGTTGTTCAATCAACTGTTACAACTAGAATACAAATGTTAGAGAGGCACATTGGAAAAGAATTGTTTGAAAGAGATAAGCGAAACATTAAACTAACGGAGGCAGGAATTATTTTTCTCCCTTATACAGAGAGAATATTGGAACTTACTGATGAAGGAACAAAGCTTGTACAAGTAGAAAACAGCTATAAAAATCATATCGTTATAGGGACAACTCATGCTTTATGGGATTATGTATTATTCGAAGCAGTAGATGCATTCCAAAAATCACAGTCAGAAACCTCACTTGGGATGATCACTGAACATTCCAATATTATTATCAGAAAAATGATTGACGGCTTAATTGATATGGCAATTGTCTTCTATCCTGTCAATCATACGAAAGTTACGATGGAGCTAATTATTGAAGATACTTTTATTTTGGTAGCTAATCCTCAATTTGGATTTAAGAAACCTCTTGTCCTACCAGAGGACTTACGTAATCTATATATTCATTTAGACTGGGGTGGGTCTTTTTCAGATTGGTTTAGTAAGATCACTTCGAATCAACTAAATTACCAACTACAGGTTGACCATGTTTCTCTTCTTCTGAAATTTTTACATTCCAGACATGGTGTCGGTTTTCTTCCCAATTCTGTAGCAAAGCGTCTAATATCTGAAGGGAAAGTTATTAATGTTCCATTTGAAGCAAACGTTCCTGTTCCGAGCAGATCTATTTATTTGCTGAAAAGGAAACAATCATCTACATATAGCAACATGGAGGTACTTTCAGATTATATTAAGGAGCATTCCTGTTAG
- a CDS encoding IS110 family transposase translates to MDFKQNQKINQVTERTLVVGIDIAKSTHYACFVDDRGRVLRKSFSVSQSRDGFELFYQRVLAAMKENEKTEVIVGIEPTGHYWLNLAYFLEERGIPLVMTNPMHVKRSKELDDNLPTKHDRKDALVIARLVKDGRFSYPRILKGMEAELRAGSTFRSKLTEELGAVKNMMIRWLDRYFPEFTQVFPTFGKMAMAALECTPFPSDLHQKQADEVLSLYRKVDGLKSPQKPKAVRLIEIAASSIGVTEGHEMARIEITTLVRRYHQLEQDIESITQHLVELVKTSVEYEWLSTVPGLGDTTIVDLLAEIGSFLHYQDPRQLIKLAGLTLRENSSGQHKGQKRISKRGRRKLRALLFRVMMPMIRHNEAFRKLHEYYTTRTVNPLRKKQSIVVLCGKLLKVLHEISTKHKAFDAQRMMRDIPSLVEAA, encoded by the coding sequence TTGGATTTTAAACAAAATCAGAAAATAAATCAAGTCACCGAAAGAACACTTGTTGTAGGAATCGATATTGCCAAGAGCACGCACTACGCTTGCTTTGTGGATGACCGTGGACGAGTGCTCCGTAAGTCATTCTCTGTATCACAATCTAGAGATGGTTTTGAGCTTTTCTATCAACGGGTTTTGGCCGCAATGAAAGAAAATGAAAAAACAGAAGTGATTGTTGGTATTGAACCAACAGGCCATTACTGGCTCAACTTAGCTTATTTTTTAGAAGAGCGAGGCATTCCACTTGTCATGACGAATCCAATGCACGTCAAGCGTTCAAAGGAATTGGATGATAATCTGCCAACGAAACATGACCGTAAAGATGCGCTCGTCATCGCTCGATTAGTTAAAGACGGACGCTTTAGCTATCCACGTATCTTAAAAGGTATGGAGGCTGAACTTCGTGCTGGATCAACGTTTAGAAGTAAGTTGACAGAGGAATTAGGTGCTGTCAAAAACATGATGATACGCTGGTTAGATCGCTATTTTCCTGAGTTCACTCAAGTCTTTCCGACATTTGGCAAGATGGCGATGGCCGCACTAGAATGTACCCCATTTCCGAGTGATCTTCACCAGAAACAAGCTGATGAAGTTTTATCTCTTTATCGAAAGGTCGATGGGTTAAAATCCCCTCAAAAACCAAAAGCAGTGCGCCTTATTGAGATCGCTGCTAGCTCTATTGGAGTAACAGAAGGACACGAGATGGCCCGTATTGAAATCACCACGCTTGTCCGCCGTTACCATCAACTAGAACAAGATATCGAAAGTATTACGCAACACTTAGTTGAGCTTGTAAAAACATCTGTAGAATATGAATGGCTCTCAACGGTTCCGGGGCTTGGAGACACAACTATCGTTGATCTTTTAGCTGAAATCGGTAGCTTTTTACATTATCAAGATCCACGCCAACTAATCAAACTCGCGGGATTAACGTTACGTGAAAATTCCTCCGGTCAGCACAAAGGACAAAAACGCATCTCCAAACGAGGAAGAAGAAAGCTGCGTGCCCTCCTTTTCCGAGTGATGATGCCCATGATTCGCCATAATGAGGCCTTTCGCAAACTGCATGAATATTACACAACTCGTACGGTTAATCCGTTACGTAAGAAGCAATCCATCGTGGTTCTATGCGGGAAACTACTAAAAGTATTACACGAAATCAGCACGAAGCACAAAGCGTTTGACGCACAGCGAATGATGAGGGATATTCCCAGTCTCGTAGAGGCTGCTTAA
- a CDS encoding nitrite reductase: MSDKKIKIAVNGGIKFGAKLTAKQLIVLAKYLEEGEELELTTFQQLYIEIPEERKTEIIAEFEEAGLSCYPVGNYVKSLRTCNFCKGAEEEGMPVAIELNKRIAGKHVPFTLKPAYTGCPIGCGEPMINDIGVMKIKDSYSLYVGGKSKGKDAEAGILLMEQLPPDELYQAIDKIINLYNEQGKKREAFHKFVKRFGADELLASINQ; this comes from the coding sequence ATGAGTGATAAAAAGATTAAAATTGCGGTCAACGGAGGAATCAAATTCGGTGCAAAGCTAACCGCCAAGCAACTGATCGTTTTAGCAAAATATCTGGAGGAAGGGGAGGAGCTTGAGCTCACAACATTCCAGCAATTATACATTGAAATTCCAGAAGAAAGAAAAACAGAAATAATTGCTGAATTTGAAGAAGCAGGCTTAAGCTGTTACCCAGTTGGGAATTATGTGAAAAGTCTACGAACCTGTAATTTTTGTAAAGGCGCTGAAGAAGAGGGGATGCCGGTTGCCATTGAACTAAATAAGCGGATTGCAGGAAAACATGTACCTTTTACGTTAAAACCTGCCTACACCGGTTGTCCAATTGGATGTGGTGAACCAATGATTAATGATATTGGAGTCATGAAAATTAAAGATTCCTATAGCCTTTATGTTGGAGGAAAATCAAAAGGTAAAGACGCGGAAGCTGGGATATTGCTAATGGAACAACTTCCACCTGATGAACTGTATCAAGCGATTGATAAGATTATTAATCTTTATAATGAGCAAGGAAAGAAACGGGAAGCCTTTCATAAATTTGTAAAAAGATTTGGGGCAGACGAACTTTTGGCTAGTATTAACCAATAG
- a CDS encoding urease accessory protein UreH domain-containing protein: MIKFRSSLTLGNIPNKFMKKGKIGAFLMGVSFTLGFCPTMFVLFFITLMPIALAVPYGPVLPAIFAVGTSIPLILSIFLIWYFDLSGKLLKKNGRKLGLFVQRLAGVVMLLIGVLDTLTYWGI, translated from the coding sequence ATAATAAAATTCAGAAGTTCTCTAACCTTAGGAAATATTCCAAATAAATTTATGAAAAAAGGTAAGATAGGGGCATTTTTGATGGGCGTGAGTTTTACCCTTGGCTTCTGCCCGACAATGTTTGTATTGTTTTTTATCACTCTAATGCCTATCGCACTAGCTGTACCCTACGGACCAGTTCTTCCAGCTATTTTTGCTGTAGGTACATCGATCCCTTTAATCCTTTCCATCTTCTTAATATGGTATTTTGATTTAAGTGGTAAATTGTTGAAAAAGAACGGAAGAAAATTGGGGTTATTCGTTCAGAGGTTGGCGGGAGTAGTCATGCTTTTAATTGGAGTCCTGGACACATTAACTTATTGGGGGATTTAA
- a CDS encoding IS4 family transposase has product MDKDNTKTTINELLKVLDEQTFTKLINVVDIDKYVKKLTAYKFLQLLILAQINELDSLTHLSKHSKDKKELQVHLNMDGISTSQLSRKQCDLSPKLFEKILHHLVFMIQSQMKQSPIVRDIGRLHVIDSSTMSMSISQYPWAKFRKTKAGVRLHLRVVVTKDLTIPDKAVLLPAKHADRTQMNELIEIDPDALYLFDRGYVDYKQFDKYCLEGVRFITRLKKNAEIEVLSEQSPDPENLIYQDAEVYLGNAQNGTKMQHTLRLIKTKDQEGNLVIIVTSCFDLTAKEIGDLYRYRWKIETFFKWMKQHLKIKSFFGKSENAVYNQIWIALITYCLEVLLQFRVSHDGSLLGLKRTLETCLYEGLDAFIRALFQKPSRHSKGRRKYDWEKDFALIVRQFDEGEVDHLDDLTFDPLYQY; this is encoded by the coding sequence ATGGACAAGGATAACACAAAAACCACAATTAATGAACTACTAAAAGTATTAGATGAACAAACTTTTACTAAATTAATCAATGTAGTGGACATCGACAAGTATGTTAAGAAACTGACGGCATATAAATTTTTGCAGCTACTCATCTTGGCACAAATCAATGAATTAGACAGTTTAACCCATCTATCCAAGCATTCGAAAGATAAGAAAGAACTTCAGGTTCACCTGAATATGGATGGCATTAGTACATCTCAGCTTTCCAGAAAACAGTGTGATCTATCTCCGAAGTTGTTTGAGAAGATCTTACACCATCTTGTTTTTATGATTCAGTCCCAAATGAAACAATCTCCGATTGTTCGAGATATTGGACGTCTTCATGTGATTGACTCATCGACAATGAGTATGTCCATATCGCAGTATCCATGGGCAAAGTTTCGCAAAACAAAGGCCGGCGTTAGACTGCATTTACGGGTCGTTGTGACCAAAGATTTAACAATCCCTGATAAAGCCGTTCTATTGCCGGCAAAACATGCTGACCGGACCCAAATGAATGAACTAATCGAGATTGATCCTGATGCTCTTTACCTTTTTGACCGAGGATATGTGGATTACAAGCAATTCGATAAGTACTGCCTGGAAGGCGTTCGATTTATTACTAGACTTAAGAAAAACGCCGAAATTGAAGTACTAAGCGAACAATCACCCGATCCCGAAAATTTGATCTATCAAGATGCTGAGGTATATCTTGGAAATGCACAAAATGGTACGAAGATGCAGCACACCCTACGCCTAATCAAAACTAAAGATCAAGAAGGAAATCTTGTTATTATCGTTACTAGTTGTTTTGACCTTACTGCCAAAGAAATCGGAGATTTATATCGATATCGTTGGAAAATAGAAACTTTTTTTAAATGGATGAAACAACATCTGAAGATCAAATCCTTCTTTGGAAAAAGTGAAAATGCTGTCTATAATCAAATCTGGATTGCCTTGATCACATATTGTCTTGAAGTATTACTTCAATTTAGAGTCAGCCACGATGGCAGCCTGTTAGGGCTGAAAAGGACTTTAGAAACTTGTCTTTATGAAGGGCTTGATGCATTTATTCGTGCTCTTTTCCAGAAACCATCCCGACACTCAAAAGGACGAAGAAAATATGATTGGGAAAAAGATTTCGCATTGATTGTACGCCAATTTGACGAAGGTGAGGTGGATCACCTAGACGATTTAACATTTGACCCACTTTACCAATACTAA